The following proteins are co-located in the Micromonospora viridifaciens genome:
- a CDS encoding transporter: MIWLAWRQHRKQLLFTLIGFAALAALMIPIGLSMRHTFTDLGLPDCVRQLARTDVAPTTIDSCEAGFRRFTNRYGSLNLVAVLLLVLPILVGLFWGAPLVAREVEHGTHRFAWTQGVGRTHWALVKFGLVGAVTVTLAICYGLGMSWWVSPLTQAAHEGRMGVIVFDLQGVVPIGYTLFAVALGIFAGTVWRRLLPAMAVTLVGFVGVRAALAMLARPHYQPALTLTFPVEGARPDMSRGDWVLSSGVRNADGTTVMADGQIVCPPGTRGPSGQACGAELGLKPGAYNWQLYQPGDRFWLFQSIETGVFIVLALLLLYLAIRRIRRIA, encoded by the coding sequence GTGATCTGGCTGGCCTGGCGACAACACCGCAAGCAGCTCTTGTTCACCCTCATCGGGTTCGCGGCCCTCGCCGCCCTGATGATCCCGATCGGCCTGTCGATGCGGCACACGTTCACCGACCTCGGCTTGCCCGACTGCGTACGGCAGCTGGCCCGCACCGACGTGGCACCGACGACCATCGACAGCTGCGAGGCCGGTTTCCGCCGCTTCACCAACCGCTACGGAAGCCTCAACCTGGTGGCCGTCCTGCTGCTCGTCCTGCCGATACTGGTCGGCCTGTTCTGGGGCGCCCCACTGGTCGCCCGCGAGGTGGAACACGGCACGCACCGCTTCGCCTGGACCCAGGGCGTCGGCCGCACCCACTGGGCGCTGGTGAAGTTCGGCCTGGTCGGCGCGGTCACGGTCACCCTCGCGATCTGCTACGGCCTGGGCATGTCGTGGTGGGTCAGCCCCCTGACCCAGGCCGCACACGAGGGCCGGATGGGCGTCATCGTCTTCGACCTGCAAGGCGTCGTCCCGATCGGCTACACCCTCTTCGCCGTGGCGCTCGGCATCTTCGCCGGCACCGTCTGGCGCCGCCTGCTGCCGGCCATGGCCGTCACCCTCGTCGGGTTCGTCGGCGTGCGAGCGGCACTGGCGATGCTGGCCAGGCCGCACTATCAACCCGCGCTCACCCTCACCTTCCCCGTGGAGGGGGCCCGACCGGACATGTCCCGTGGTGACTGGGTCCTCTCCAGCGGGGTCCGCAACGCCGACGGGACGACGGTGATGGCCGACGGCCAGATCGTGTGCCCGCCGGGTACTCGCGGGCCCAGCGGCCAGGCCTGCGGCGCCGAGTTGGGCCTCAAGCCGGGCGCCTACAACTGGCAGCTCTACCAACCGGGGGACCGGTTCTGGCTCTTCCAGAGCATCGAGACCGGCGTCTTCATCGTCCTCGCCCTGCTCCTGCTCTATCTCGCCATCCGCAGGATCCGCCGCATCGCCTGA
- a CDS encoding GntR family transcriptional regulator, producing the protein MIEFVLDSRSKVNTYVQLVQQVKQALRVGLLTPGDQLPKVRDVAQSLAINPNTVLKAYRELEIEGLVSGRPGVGTFVERSLAGASLPNQAELREDLVAWLHRARSAGLTPEDVIALVETTMRAALADEAQQKEPA; encoded by the coding sequence GTGATCGAGTTTGTGCTGGACAGCCGGTCGAAGGTGAACACCTACGTGCAACTGGTGCAGCAGGTGAAACAGGCGCTGCGGGTCGGCCTGCTGACGCCGGGCGACCAGCTGCCGAAGGTTCGTGACGTCGCGCAGTCGCTGGCAATCAACCCGAACACCGTGCTCAAGGCGTACCGCGAACTGGAGATCGAGGGCCTGGTGAGCGGCCGACCCGGGGTCGGCACGTTCGTCGAGCGCTCCCTGGCAGGCGCGTCCCTGCCCAACCAGGCCGAGCTGCGCGAGGACCTGGTGGCCTGGCTGCACCGGGCGCGGTCCGCGGGACTCACCCCCGAGGACGTGATCGCCCTGGTGGAGACGACCATGCGGGCCGCACTCGCCGACGAAGCACAGCAGAAGGAGCCCGCGTGA
- a CDS encoding DNA glycosylase AlkZ-like family protein, with the protein MVASIDRVQVLGFRARAQQLDRADGTVGDTAVLDIGVQDTGPDGGRWALHVRGLDGAALSDRDLAALWTVRGAPHLYRREDLSQVAAAVAPFSDADAGKRIYDAAKPLKAAGISNLAALDAVAAAMRSVVTAPLVKGEVSARVAALMDAPYLRHCRPCDATHLYEMPFRLAAVRAGLELRAGTSPPVLQRIAGFRPAGQVSERFDLIRAYLRLLGPATPKHVADYLDAPVKDVKARWPADAIEVSVGGETRWVLSTDADRFDAPRPQLVRLLGPFDLFLQAKDRPLLVDDPARAKVLWPVLGRPGAVVVDGEVTGTWRPRQSGGKLTVQVQLWSAVPGRIRAAIAEQAERLAAHRQLRLVKADFVD; encoded by the coding sequence GTGGTGGCTTCGATCGACCGCGTACAGGTGCTCGGCTTTCGGGCGCGCGCCCAGCAGTTGGATCGCGCGGACGGCACGGTGGGCGACACCGCCGTGCTCGACATCGGCGTGCAGGACACCGGGCCGGACGGCGGGCGGTGGGCGCTGCACGTCCGTGGCCTGGACGGTGCGGCACTGTCCGACCGCGACCTGGCCGCGCTCTGGACCGTGCGCGGCGCTCCGCATCTTTACCGCCGCGAGGATCTGTCGCAGGTCGCCGCGGCCGTGGCGCCGTTCTCCGACGCCGACGCCGGCAAGCGTATCTACGACGCGGCCAAGCCGTTGAAGGCAGCCGGCATCAGCAACCTCGCCGCGCTGGACGCCGTTGCCGCCGCCATGCGATCGGTGGTGACCGCGCCGCTGGTCAAGGGCGAGGTGTCCGCCCGGGTGGCCGCCCTGATGGACGCTCCCTACCTGCGGCACTGCCGGCCGTGCGATGCCACCCACCTGTACGAGATGCCGTTCCGGCTCGCGGCGGTGCGCGCCGGGCTGGAGTTGCGCGCCGGCACCTCCCCGCCGGTGCTGCAACGCATCGCGGGTTTCCGGCCGGCCGGTCAGGTGTCGGAGCGGTTCGACCTGATCCGTGCCTATCTGCGGCTGCTCGGCCCGGCCACCCCCAAGCACGTCGCCGACTACCTCGACGCGCCGGTCAAGGACGTCAAGGCCCGCTGGCCGGCCGACGCCATCGAGGTGTCCGTCGGCGGCGAGACCCGCTGGGTGCTGTCCACCGACGCCGACCGGTTCGACGCGCCACGCCCGCAACTGGTCCGGCTGCTCGGGCCGTTCGACCTGTTCCTGCAGGCCAAGGACCGTCCGCTACTGGTCGACGACCCGGCCCGGGCCAAGGTTCTCTGGCCGGTGCTCGGCCGGCCCGGCGCGGTGGTCGTCGACGGTGAGGTCACCGGCACCTGGCGACCGCGTCAATCGGGCGGGAAGCTGACCGTGCAGGTGCAGTTGTGGTCCGCGGTGCCCGGTCGAATCCGGGCGGCCATCGCCGAGCAGGCCGAGCGGTTGGCCGCGCACCGGCAGCTCCGGCTGGTCAAGGCGGATTTCGTCGACTGA
- a CDS encoding RlpA-like double-psi beta-barrel domain-containing protein encodes MAALQGEMSWFCCGSAWGPCGTAGGGACGTCKSGNYQHAWPNASDACFSITRPDRCGVNLSRRTCGFRHYTTNPCSGKRVGTTIADCGPQTDLWCGERTCCGSSCGTNRIIDLTPAAYSAIASLSTGLRPCSVDIV; translated from the coding sequence ATGGCAGCTCTTCAAGGCGAGATGTCCTGGTTCTGCTGCGGCAGCGCCTGGGGTCCCTGCGGCACCGCGGGCGGTGGCGCCTGCGGCACCTGCAAATCCGGCAACTACCAGCACGCCTGGCCCAACGCCTCGGACGCATGCTTCTCCATCACCCGCCCGGACAGGTGCGGCGTCAACCTGAGCCGCCGCACCTGCGGCTTCCGGCACTACACCACCAACCCGTGCAGCGGCAAGCGGGTCGGCACCACGATCGCCGACTGCGGCCCGCAGACCGACCTGTGGTGCGGCGAGCGCACGTGCTGCGGCTCGTCCTGCGGCACCAACCGGATCATCGACCTGACGCCCGCCGCGTACAGCGCGATCGCCAGTCTTTCCACCGGGCTGCGGCCCTGCTCGGTCGACATCGTCTGA
- a CDS encoding cell wall protein, translated as MSQTLNRRRLLATAALGGLVGATGLGSLAPEAAFAAEAVTVEPGAPDPNFAEGRISKISGHMLLVTGSDTVLHSIRVTDGTSIWKLHPTTFDQVAVGDGLYARGLRLPDGTLAADSVWVNIVNLHAHIASVGRNVLHLDHQGRRIVAHVVPGRSAAVYNGTPAVSDMSLLRVGRHVQVLGAWHPDTNEISIATVYAAA; from the coding sequence ATGAGTCAGACCCTGAACCGCCGCCGGCTGCTCGCCACCGCCGCGCTCGGTGGCCTGGTCGGCGCCACCGGCCTCGGCTCGCTCGCCCCCGAGGCGGCCTTCGCCGCCGAGGCCGTCACCGTCGAACCGGGTGCGCCGGACCCGAACTTCGCCGAAGGCCGGATCAGCAAGATCTCCGGCCACATGCTGCTGGTCACCGGCTCGGACACGGTGCTGCACTCGATCCGGGTCACCGACGGCACCAGCATCTGGAAGCTGCACCCGACCACCTTCGACCAGGTGGCCGTCGGCGACGGCCTGTACGCCCGCGGCCTCCGTCTGCCCGACGGTACGCTCGCCGCCGACTCCGTCTGGGTCAACATCGTCAACCTGCACGCACACATCGCGTCGGTCGGCCGCAACGTGCTGCACCTCGACCACCAGGGCCGCCGGATCGTCGCGCACGTCGTGCCGGGGCGATCCGCCGCGGTCTACAACGGCACCCCGGCGGTCAGCGACATGTCGCTGCTGCGGGTCGGCCGGCACGTCCAGGTGCTCGGCGCCTGGCATCCGGACACCAACGAGATCAGCATCGCCACCGTCTACGCCGCCGCCTGA
- a CDS encoding MauE/DoxX family redox-associated membrane protein, which yields MELIAALQPLVVGAVLLWSARVKLFSRHAAAAANRSALVRLLGQRRALPAYRVLGVIELTLGALLLLPPALRLEAVAATGLAVGFLAYLTYARRAAPTSSCGCLSARSAPVSGRSLARAALLVVAGGLAVISPGGWPAALSAQPLAGTAVLLGELAAMVALSPELDAAWLLPLRRLRARLTHPLRGGSGVPLLATVQQLQLSNAYRRVAPLLSSDVREHWDDGDWRFVGHAARYQGRPVTAVFAVPLADREPDAVRVAVVDDATGQTLLSLAGTAPPAGPRLAVAPA from the coding sequence ATGGAACTGATCGCGGCGCTGCAACCGCTGGTCGTCGGTGCGGTGCTGCTCTGGTCCGCGCGCGTCAAGCTGTTCAGTCGGCACGCCGCCGCAGCCGCCAACCGGTCTGCGCTCGTCCGGCTGCTCGGCCAGCGTCGGGCCCTGCCCGCGTACCGGGTGCTCGGCGTCATCGAGCTGACCCTCGGCGCGCTGCTCCTGCTGCCGCCCGCGCTGCGGCTGGAGGCGGTCGCCGCGACCGGGCTGGCCGTCGGCTTCCTCGCCTACCTCACGTACGCCCGCCGGGCCGCGCCCACCTCCTCATGCGGCTGCCTGAGCGCCCGATCAGCCCCGGTCTCCGGCCGGAGCCTGGCCCGGGCCGCGCTGCTGGTGGTAGCGGGCGGACTGGCCGTCATCTCCCCCGGCGGCTGGCCGGCCGCGCTCTCGGCGCAACCGCTGGCCGGCACCGCCGTACTGCTCGGCGAACTGGCGGCGATGGTGGCGCTCTCGCCGGAGCTGGACGCCGCCTGGCTGCTGCCACTGCGCCGGCTGCGCGCCCGGCTGACCCACCCGCTGCGCGGCGGCTCCGGCGTACCGTTGCTCGCCACCGTGCAGCAGCTCCAGCTCAGCAACGCCTACCGCCGGGTCGCTCCGCTGCTCAGTTCCGACGTGCGGGAACACTGGGACGACGGTGACTGGCGCTTCGTCGGGCACGCCGCCCGCTATCAGGGCCGCCCGGTGACCGCGGTGTTCGCCGTGCCACTGGCCGACCGGGAGCCCGACGCGGTGCGGGTCGCCGTGGTCGACGACGCCACCGGGCAGACCCTGCTGAGTCTGGCCGGTACGGCGCCGCCCGCCGGCCCCCGACTCGCCGTCGCCCCCGCCTGA
- a CDS encoding PP2C family protein-serine/threonine phosphatase, translated as MISAENRDEERLRRIEAVTDATLSRLDVADLFDELLDRVRDLLQVDTAAILLLDVAARQLVATAAKGLEEEVRRGFRVSVGRGFAGQIALTRRPVVLERVTVDRVVNPVLLQVGVQSLLGVPIMARGELVGVLHVGTLSPRRFTPDDVRLLELAADRVGLASRARANALDQAAALALQRSLIPTELPEVPGLEMAARYVPGHASGVGGDWYDVFTLPSGALGVVVGDVSGHGLQSAVVMGRIRSALRAYALVCDDPAEALALLDRKVVHFEAGSLTTALYAMISPDRSRVHLSLAGHPRPVLAVPGQANTMIDAHIDPPLGTGRQRPQRHTTVIDFPPGAILVSYTDGLVERRGEVLDAGIARLMAAIPQAPVETVCATVMATLDAEQPADDIALLALRRLPG; from the coding sequence GTGATCAGCGCGGAGAACAGGGACGAGGAGCGGTTGCGCCGTATCGAGGCAGTGACCGACGCCACGCTGTCACGGCTCGACGTTGCCGACCTGTTTGACGAGCTGCTCGACCGGGTCCGCGATCTGTTGCAGGTCGACACGGCCGCCATCCTCCTGCTCGACGTGGCCGCTCGGCAGCTCGTGGCCACCGCGGCCAAGGGGCTCGAGGAGGAGGTACGCCGCGGGTTCCGCGTCTCCGTCGGCCGGGGGTTCGCCGGTCAGATCGCCCTCACCCGGCGGCCCGTGGTCCTCGAGCGGGTCACCGTGGACCGTGTGGTCAACCCGGTCCTGCTGCAGGTCGGTGTCCAGTCCCTGCTGGGTGTGCCGATCATGGCGCGCGGCGAACTCGTCGGCGTCCTGCACGTCGGCACCCTGTCCCCGCGCCGGTTCACCCCCGACGACGTCCGCCTGCTGGAGCTGGCCGCGGACCGGGTCGGCCTGGCCAGCCGGGCGCGCGCGAACGCCCTGGACCAGGCCGCCGCCCTGGCCTTGCAACGAAGCCTGATCCCCACCGAGTTGCCCGAGGTGCCCGGTCTCGAGATGGCCGCCCGGTACGTGCCGGGTCACGCGTCCGGCGTCGGCGGTGACTGGTACGACGTCTTCACCCTTCCCTCCGGCGCGCTGGGCGTGGTCGTCGGTGACGTGTCCGGTCACGGGCTGCAGTCCGCGGTCGTGATGGGTCGGATCCGCAGCGCACTGCGGGCGTACGCCCTGGTCTGCGACGACCCCGCGGAGGCGCTGGCCCTCCTCGACCGCAAGGTGGTCCACTTCGAGGCCGGCAGCCTGACCACCGCGCTGTACGCGATGATCTCCCCGGACAGGTCCCGCGTGCACCTCTCCCTCGCCGGACATCCCCGCCCGGTACTGGCCGTGCCCGGCCAGGCCAACACCATGATCGATGCGCACATCGATCCCCCGCTCGGCACCGGCCGCCAGCGCCCGCAGCGGCACACCACCGTGATCGACTTCCCGCCCGGCGCGATCCTGGTCTCCTACACCGACGGGCTCGTCGAACGCCGCGGTGAGGTGCTCGACGCCGGCATCGCCCGGCTGATGGCCGCCATCCCGCAGGCCCCCGTCGAGACCGTCTGCGCGACCGTCATGGCCACCCTCGACGCCGAGCAGCCGGCTGACGACATCGCCCTGTTGGCGCTCCGCCGCCTGCCCGGCTGA